Sequence from the Ziziphus jujuba cultivar Dongzao chromosome 9, ASM3175591v1 genome:
GACTCTGATCTGCAAATTTATCCATTTCGTGGGTGCTCATATCCTTCTTGTCAGCTAATACAACCTGAATTATATCACCGTGAGGCAGAAAACATTACGCAATTTGATATCAGAGAATATAGTAAATTTGGACATTCTAATACTTGATATATGCtacatttatgatttatttaatttaggcGAAAAACATCATGGAACTCCGTTgagttattattaaaaaataaaacaacaccCTCAAACTATGTAAATAACAAATAACTTACATTATAAGAATGTATGAAATATTGAACCCTCTGTACAATGAACTTAATTACcatgaaaaataataagaaaataaactatttaaaaaaaaatgtaccgATCATTCTACCTTTATCTTAGATTgccaacatttatatatttttcaaagaaaaagaaaatcaacaaacCTGATTAATATGTATTTAACATGAACATATATAATGttagtatatattttaatttatatattatttataattgtttatatatacctttttcttaagtaattatttataattatttatttttggattataaTAATCGTTTCATTACATAAGGATAGCatagttattttaattaattaacttgtaattaaatGGTTGTGTacttcgtatatatatatatatatatatattgggtagAGTTGGCGGCCAATTGCCACAGAAAAGAAaacttgaaaattataaaaaataaaaccggcACGCATGGATTGGGTTGAAGAAGATAACATACCTTATTTCGGGAGGATATTGAGTTAAATCTTCTAAGCTTAGGTAGATCACCCAGCTTCAAATCTGTTAACTCAGGGAATAATCCAATCTCCTTAATTGGTTTCTCATCATCTTCTCctatttttgatataatttctTCTAGCTCATTGCATTCGGACACATCCAATCTTTGGAGAAGAGTCAGACCTCTTGCTATGGACATTGAGAAGATATTTTTCAACCTTGGGCATCCATCTAGAGTAAGAGATCTTAGTTTGCCAAAACTTGCAAGCAACGTGGAAGACGAACTCCTCAACGCCTCCGGACTATTTTTATGTGAAGGCTGTCCATGGCATATCTCTTTTAAATTCTCTAAATTCCCGATTCCAAGTGACTCCAATTGGGGAAAGACTGCTTCTGGTGTTTCTTTCCCTGACCAATCAACGATGTATTTCAGTTTCTCACAAAAACTGAGCTGCAATTTCTTCAAGTGTGCAAAACCGTTTATATCTAATTCACAAAGATCATTTTCCAAATTCATTAAATTCTCGAAAGCTGCATTATCTGTTTTCTGCAACAACGGGTAGAATACTCTACTTCTTTCATGTTCATGGAGTACCAAGGTATTTTCAAGTGGAAACGCATATCTTTCCTCCCAGTCAAGACGACCTTCAGATAAAatgaatatgaatttttttagattGTCATAGGGAAACGCTGTCGCCATAGAAGCATAAGCTGGTATTTGAATTGCCAAAACTTTCAAATGTGATAATGCCTTTAGCTCAATTAGACTTGCAGTGGCTTCTTCTCTGTTTTCTTCATTAATCGATAGCCGTTCATCATCAAATGTATTTAACATGTACAACTCTTCCAGTCTAGATAAGCATGACAGAGTACCTCGCTCCATCCGCTGGATTGATCCGCATCCGCACAAATCTAACAACTTCAAATGCTTTAATTGTCCTACTTCTCTTGGAAAAATACGAATCTGGGACCCAACAAGGCTTAATATTTCTAGTTTCTCTAGACCTCCAATCATTGATAATCCTTCTATCTCGCTGCATCCATGAAGAATCAAGCTTCGAAGGTTTTTTAGGACTCCTAAAGATGGTGGAAGTGATAATGGCGTATCATTTTTAACCAAAGCTAAAACTGCAAGTCCTTTCATCCCTTGAAAAAAATTTCCTGGAATATTATCCTTACGATTCTCACGCCGTGAGGTGTAAAAGAGTTGTAAAAGCTTTAGATTTGTAAACTGCAAGAAATCAACAGGAAACTTGGGATTCTTACTGAACTGAAGTGAGATTCTGGAGTAATGTTCGTATGAATCTTTCTGAGGCCATTCATCCAAACCAACATCATATCTTACCAGCATAGGCTCATCTTTGCTTCCAATTGATATGGCAAAGTCCCGTACAACGTCGTGCATTTTGACACCATATTCCTCATCTGTATCCAACAACAAGAATGATCTTTTTAATTTGTCAACTAATGCAAGGACTCGGGTTCTTGCTTCCAGTATTGTATCAACGTCATCAAATAACTTTAGACCCATCCCATATGTCACCAAAAATTCGATTGGGATCTTAAAATCTTCAGGAAATAAACAACAAAGCAAGAAGCATGACTTTGCTTCCTTGCTTTCTAGATAATTGTAGCTAAACTCTATGCGTGAGAATACATGTTTATGCATTCCAGTAATGTCTCTTGGTGCAGATTTTTTAAGCTGTTGAAGCGCATCGGCCCAAACATTTTGGTCAACCTTGTTTTCCAAGGCCCTTCCAACAACAACGATGGCAAGCGGCAAACCTGCACATTCATCTGCTACTGCCTCTGCTATCGGATGCAACAGAGGATCATCCACACAACTGCCAGCTGATTCCCGGAAAAGCTTCCATGCCTCTTCTTTTGCCAAGTACGGCATTGGAACTTTCTTTTGGCATTTCATCTGCACGCATACCTCTTCGCTTCTGGTGGTGAAAATAAACTTGCATCTCTTATTATCAGGTCCCAAAGGAAGTCCAACCTTGTCGAAATCAAGCTTCTCCCAAATGTCATCCAATATCACAAGGATTTTTTtgccatccttcatcattctttgTCGAAGCTTATCTGCCCGTCCAGCTACACTTTCTTCATAGAACCTCAGACCTAGCTTATCTGCAATTTGGCCTTGAATTGCTTTCTCATCTGGTGTTTGAGAGACAACCGCCATTGCAAATTCTTCAAATAGCTTTTCAGCTTTTGCTCTTCCCATAACTTCTTCCACCATTTTTGTCTTCCCTATCCCTCCAGCTCCACAAATACCGATCATATTGATGTCATCATTCTTGAGAGCCTGCATGATATCCTCCATAACTGAGATTCTTGACGTCAAACCGGTAAAACCTGTTATGGAGGTAGAAACGTAGTCCTTATTTGGCGGTGCAGGGTATGCTACTGTGTTGAAATCATAATTATTCCCTTCTTGTAGGAGCTGAATGATGTCTTGAGTCATCTTGCTAGCCTTCTTACTCAATGAATACCGCAATTTCAGATTCAATGCATGTACATGTCTTGCTCCGATTCGATTCCTGAGAAATTCTCTTGCATTTTTCTCGGCCTGGTCCACATTTTTAAGCCATGTTACAACAGCAGGTACAACAACTTGTGCGTTCCTTTCGGCATGATCCACCAATGATTGCACTCCTTCTCTTTTATCCCCCAACCTCTTGAGTTCATCATCCAGCTTCTTAGTGCTTTCTTTGTAGCCAATCAAATAGACAAATTGTTGCCATATTGCTTCTACAGCATATTCTGCCAATTTTCCGGCAActgaagtaataatttccatTTCACTTGCAATCCAAGAAAAGAACTCTATcagaactttattattattattttatttgggtgAATGAAGTCTATCAGAGCTTAACTATAGAAAAGATAGTAATCAAACAATGGCtacaccaattaaaaaaataaaaaataaaaaaattcaattcgtttttttttttataaattttgttcaaaaagaaagaaaattatgacTTAGATGTCCTTTGATAACATAGTAttacttttctttattttatttttttctacctAATTATGTGTCACTAGCTTATATCATGTGTTAGTTATTGAtaattatagtttgtttgacATCTAAAACATCTAAAAActtgaaggaaagaaaaaaataaataaaaaaataaaaaaacaaaaacaaaaaaactaagaCTATTTGATCTGTTCTCaattgtgtgtatgtgtgtgtgtgtatgcgtattttttttctttttttcttagctTTATAGCTAACTTGGATGCCCAATAAATTCTTACTACTACTCACAACACATGACATTAGCAAATTACACATAATGACCACTCAGTAAAACATGATATCAACAAATTACacataaatagatagagaaaaataataaaaaccaattaCATATACCAAACGACACCTTAAATATCCATAGTATGAATTGAAACAGGATTATCCGTTCATCTTTTAATAACGTACTAACATGTAACCACTGAGAGTTGGGGTAAGATTATTTCTctctcattttaattttaaaaggtaagattatttctctctcattttaattttaaaaactttttaaaaataattatcttctAACAAATGTCTATTAAATACAAAAGTCAACAATGATAGCTACGGAAAATTAAACTATGAAAaactagaaaaataataaaaccgcTCAAAAATCTGTACACATACtaacaaatttgaaaagaagtattttttttttcctaaaaataacaaaaagttaCTAATACTAAATGTCAAGCATATATCATTCCTTTTAATCCATAATCCACATCAAACACTTCTTCGAGCTTTGAAAAAAAGCTTCTTTTGAGTAGAAATTGACTCCGTAATGGTAGAACTTGGTTTAAAAACCTCAAAAAATATGTTCAAAatgaatggaaatttttttcaaaaatctatTTAAGTATTAAAGAAATCTGtgaaaacaatttttcttttcaaaaagattaaagtttaaaaatttgtGCAAATACTAAAGTAATGTTTccgaaataaattaataattattatttattagttttgttCCGTATTTAAGTTTGAACTGAAACCTTTATAACATTTGTCTCTAAATATTCCATGTAAGTGCATTTTTatgtttaaacaatttttttgttcaagGTATTCAATTTTCacctaaaaaaaatgttaagtattcaatgtttatttattttttattttttaaaatttttagttgaTAATTAGATTCAtgaatatatatgctttttgaAAGGAGATTCATGAATCTTTATAAGAAGTGAATAAAAGTTGCAATAAAGACTagatttatgtatttattataaaatatcctTAATTTGAAGTTTTAGAAACTAAAATGATAAACAATCTTAACTGTATGATAAGCTAGTAACTACATGTTATTAGATTATTAAAAGCTTAAGCAAAGCTCAAATGAAGGGAGGATCATGCTAAAGTGTGGAAGGTGGTCAAATTCAGATATGGATTTTCCTCAACTAAGCTTTACTTAAGCTTTGAAGTATTTAAGAGCGTCTCTAATGGTGCACAAAAATTTGCGTGAGCTTTCTCTCCTCATCTAAATTCTATCGAGGCGTTTTAAGAATCTAGTGACCATGTACAAAAATCTACACACatactataaaattttgaaaagaaatattttttcttaaaaattataaaaagttcAAATAATTAGTATTTATACTAAATGTTAATTAAGCATATATCATTCCTTTTAAACCCTAATCCACATCAAACACTTCTATGaactttaccaaaaataaaaagacaaaaacaaaaagcctCTTCTTATCAGTATAAATGGACTCTGCATTGGAAAAACTTGGTTCAAAAACTTGGAAAATATATTCaaagtgaataaaaaattacaaaaatctgtttaaggattaaaaaaatctgaaaaaagaaaaaatatacatttttttttcaaaaggaataaaagtttaaaaatttgtaCAAATACTAAAGTAatgtttccaaaataaattgaaaatgattATTTATAGCTAATGTTATTCATTTTGTTCCCTATGTAATTTTAAACTTAAACCTGTTAACCTTATCTCAAAATGTTCCATGTCAAAATGCTTTTTatgttactaatttttttttttggttcaaaatattcaattttgaccaaaaaaaaaaatgctaagtattcaatttttttatatgtttaaaatttttgtagttGATTAGattcatgtatatatttataggaGACTCATgaatctatttttctttttttttccttttttcaatcAAGCGATTCATGAATCTTTAAAAGATGTCAATATAGACTAAATTTATGTATTTACTATAAAATATTCTTATTTGAAagttttagaaattaaaatgaGACAGAAACAATCTTAACCATGGAATTAGTAGCGACATGCCATTAGATCTTTAAAAGCTTAAGAAAAATTCGGATGACGAGATGCTCtttctttatttgaattatataggtatatatataaactagtattaataatatttttttgaagataatataattttaaatttttttaagacaatattattttaatatttttcacatattattacattaatatttttcaaagaacatattacttataatattttttgaagaaaatgttaGATTTAATAATtagatagtaaaaataaattttgcataaattatttggaaaatgatATCAGGAATATGCCAAAAggtatttttgtcaaaaaaaaaataattttagcatttaATTGTATAAAGAGGGCAAATAAGTTCATgccaatttttatataatatacctTTTtctatgaaatatataaaagttttgttatttattattattggtgacACGGTCTatatggtaaattttaattaatatatttaattttattattttttattttaaaattttaaaataaatttttaattataaatatttaaattatcatttgatatataaatctaGTCAATAATCATTTACCTCtgataataaatagtaatttattatatataatcgtTGTATATAGACCTTTTCggtgaaatataatttttttagaatatcCCTCGGAGGCCCTAGAGCTccacctttttctttatttgaaaaaaaataaaaaaaaggtccaAATTTACTATTTCTTTATACTTTATATAGTTTTCTTTCACTAGGCTGTAAATTCCAGAGCATTACCACGACAAAATTTTAGCGCAGACGTTTTACGTTTAGaagtttgtaaaaataaattaaaaaataataataatatacaaaaaaaaaataagagaaaaaaaatattatgccggactagtaaaaaaaatttacttaagAAATGATCTCCAAAAATTTACTCCATATCTAGTGTACAATTTCTGTAGCAAAATATCACATAATTCTCATATCTGGTGTGATTATgtcgtttttcttcttcttgttttagTCATTAATAAATCCTTGCAAGACTTTCCGTTAACACcttgtaaaattaatatttcgGAGTCACTGCTGTCTTGGAATAATATCTTAGATCTCTACTTAGCACTAAGCTGTAGCCCCTGAATGAATCAGAGATTCTATCTCTGTTAGGTGTTGCTGGAGGGATTAAAAATGGTTCGAATTAGTTTTAACATTGATAGTAGCTGTTTAATGAGTTTAACTACTTTCATTTGATACTTTGTAATCAAACATTTAGATTTGTTCAGTATTTCGTAACCAAATATGACATGTTTAAAACTTTGtaacaaaaaataacattacTAAGTTGGTGGTAACATGAAACTAAATGTTTTTGtaacaaaaaataacattacTAAGTTGTTGATAACATGAAACTAAATATTCTAAGTGTCTTCGGCTAACCAAGCTAAACATTGTCTCTGATCACCGTGTAGTATTATTgaacatttatttttcaataattatagAGAATAAGATTTATTGCTATGCTTAGATCGAATTTTTGTCATTTAAGTTTCAATGAAAACTACAAAAATATTTCCCTCATCTTTCACCTATATTTCAATTTGCCCCTAAAATAAAAGCAATTTTCCCCTCTAAGCTaccatacacacacacacacacacacacacacacacacacatatatatatatatatatatactctctTATATACAGATCAAGTATAACAACTTAACAgcaaatttgaattcaaaagcCACAAATTTTTCAACAATTATCTGAATTTGATCTCTTTCAACAATTATCTGAATTTGATCTCCTCCATCCAAtatcctccccccccccccccccccacaaaaaaaaaaaaaaagaaacaaaaaaaaaaaaagaagaagctcaaGAATGAAATTAACGTATGACAAATAAATTACTcattattaagaaataaataataacttttagaaaagttctgaaaaaactTCTTTGGATACTCACCTATTTAGACCCAAAATGTGAACAGGGTATAACAGAGCAAAACTGTAAAAGAAAGACAGGGTTTGTCATGAGTACATACCTTGAGCCGAGAAGGACAAGGTTAGCGTGCAAAGTAGCAGTCCGTCCAGTCCTTTTGCAAACAATTTGCGTCCCAGGAGATCGAACACACTATATCACCTAATATACGAATAATTAATAACCATTTGAAAATtcgtgaaaaaaaaataaaaataaaaaacttaatttcCCATATGCATATGGAAAACAGTGGACATTACCAATTTACCACCGCACCATCACATTAAGGACAGAATTTTGGTAACTAAAAGAAAGACAGTTTCTCTTACATACCTTCAGCAAAGAATGCGTCCTTTACAAACAATTTTGGAAGAGTGGAGATGGAACAAAGAAATGGCATTATTTATGTATGATATCACCTTCACAAGGGAAAAGTAATAGAATCGGCTTTCTGAAACCATTACGCAATTCCTTGATTTATTTTCAAGCCAATTACATATTTTACGCAAttccttaatttattttcaagccAATTACATATTCTTTAACCCTTTACTTTTGCTCTAGTACAGACAATGCatggctttatatatatatatatgtaataccaAAATTACCCAACACTTCTTCCAATTTGTAGTATAAAGTTCGCTTTAATTCCAAAGATGAACCACCAAACCAATTACGATACCCAATTTTATACATACACAAACGCAACAACTACTTAGTAATTACCCGCCATGATATCAGAAATCTCAATGAAGTCTTCTTCACTACTCAATCAATCTCcgagattttaattttaatatttactttaaagttaaagaatccaaaaacagtataaactttttttgttgagctgaaaaaattataaacttaactatttaaaaataaaaaataaccatcAAAGTGCATATTgattcaatattaaaatttgataattgtcattttatcattattgataAATGGAAACCAACacttaaaatatagaatttacGTTGAAATCGTGCACATTgattcaatattaaaatttgaatattatcattttatcattACTGATAGGTGGTAaccaacaattaaaatatagaatttacgttggaatcaaaatcaaagttatggcattcaaattgaaaaaatgaaaaatctaagTTTTGGTTTGAAATTGAAGGGAAAATAAAAGTCCAAAGAATACCATTTAAATGAATCCTGGAaaacaatatattcaaattttacaatcattatgttttataattttttccttttatactatcaaattattattgttacttgtAAATTGTGATTTATCCAGAAACAAATCGAATAGTACATAATGATTAGAGACATGTTTAGCTTTGTTGGCAGAACATTCATAAACGTTAGAACATTTATTTTCATGTTATCAACAacttagtaaattttttttttttttgggtgggttaTGAAAAGTTAAACACGTCATATTTCATTACCAAAAACAGCAGAAGTCCAAAAACAGAAGAAGTCTAAATGTTTGATTATAAAGTATCAAACGAAAGTAGATAAACTCATTAAAGGCTACCATCAATGTTAAAACTCATTCAACCCATTATTAATCCCTCTAGCAACAGCTAACATAGACTCTCATTCATTCCGGGGCTAACAAACTTGGTCATTAGACGCCtaatctttttcccttttttttttctttttctttttttggtcgcttttcttatttcttattttttgggtttttatttccTCTTAGCTGTTGGCTATTGCATGTATGGTACTGAAGTTCTAAACTGCTTTTTGGAAGGGAACATTTCTAACATCAATTTGCACCACACATCCTGAAAACCGAACATTCCTCTTAGCTATTAATGCTGCACATTTctaaagagaaattaaaaataaataaatatttttttaaaactatttaagTGACAAGTAAGGTATGGAGAGAGCAATGTCAATTTTTCACCGCACATCCTAAAAACCGCGGTGCACCATCCCATTGAAAAATTGAGGGTGTCGGCGGACTCGAGATAAATCCTTAAAGTTCGAATTGGGGACGGGTTGTGACCGAAGAATAAAGAACCTGGTTTGAACCcgatctatatatatttacttattttttttttatattttatatatttggactcttgtattttttaagaatatattttattataattacaaatttgaaccttgatgtattttattatatttttattacagttattttatttacattttattcataaattttttttttatataaatttctcaaaaaaagttatatcaattataaaaaaataaatagaaaaaactgCCCTATCGCGTCACCTATTGGAAAATACCCATCCTCCCCTCACCTCTAAAGAAACGAAAAAAACTGCCGGGACGGGATGGAAAATTCTTCGTAGAAATAAGGACGGGATTTTGAAAACCAATCTCGTCCTACCTGTTGACATTCTTACATGGAGATTGATGaagatatattatataagtGTTTAAATTTAACTTGATTTCTTAGAATATTCATGTGTATAAGTATTTACGTTTGACTTGACTTCCTAGAACATTAATGTGTATAAGTGTTTTAACTTAATTTTCTAGAACATTCATGAATGATTTAGTTGGCCAATGAACTGAACTTGTACTTGTATAAATAGGAAGCTATTGCTTCCACAATATATATCACAATTacactaaaagagaaaaaaaaaaaaaattggccatACTTTATATTTCTTTCACCGCCGAGAGTATCCCACCTTTTACACAAATAATTCAACTTATTTCAACTTCCTTTGTCACCTAAATCAAAATACACTTCAACAAATTCCATCATAAACTTATGTTCAATGGTTCAGTTCCACTTAGTTAATATCTTGTGGTAAATCTCTCCACAAGCAATACAGATATTCTAGTTCACAATTTTGTCAGGACTCTAAGATAAACAGAACAAAAACAAACGGTTTAAAGCATATTAGTTGTAGTGGTATTACACAATTTACTAAAGCCCTTTGTTCTCTGGGTTACCTAGCCCagaatatgtaatttttattgttgtttttagccaatttcactaaaaaaaaagagtaataataattcattagtTTACAAGTTTTATCATAAGAGACAGGGAGGAATCACTGCTTTAGCACACAATAGTTGAGAAATGTATGCATTGAGGATACGAAACAGAGGCAGCACCCATTAGTTGCTTCAGCTGCAATGCAACCTATGAAAGTAACGTAACAGGACAAAATGCCCACTCCCGAGTAGATGAACCTGGCAGCCAAAGAAAAAGCACCAATTTAATGATCATAAGTACACACATTCAACCATAGGCCCTATTAGGTTTACAGCATCAATAATCTTTAGAAGATTAAAAGCCATAATAGGAAAACACCCCCAGCTGAATAATAACAGAAAAGAACCAGTCAAAAAGTAGCGAACACATCACAATAAGAAAGGTCTCAATATTTCAAGCTTTCATTTGGAAAATTATCCAATAAAACCCACACAATATCTAATTCAAATAAGCTaagaaattcaccaaaaaaaagaaaaaatagaaatcacTACCAATTAAAGACAGACCCACGCAATTTACATTTACCAACAAAAAGTTGAAtagctaaaaaataataataataataataaataaaaaaataaaagagaggagAGACAAAGAGTTTAAATTTAATGATCATAAATTCTTATTTCCATTTAAAGCTGAATTCCATTCACACCTGATTTAATAACATAAGCTTTATTTCACCCAAGACAAATTCAAAAACCCTAATCAAAGCCAAAAACAGCAACTAAACCAGAACTCAACTGAAATATGTTATCAGAATTCAGAAAAACATAACTATAGCATTAAATTTGAAACACTCAAAAATCACTGTATTTACCACCTACTTTAATCAAGAAAAAGCTAGCATGATTAAAGttgaaacaccaaaaaaaaaaaaaaaaaaaactaaactatAAATACCAAGGAGCTAGAAGCTTGAAGGAGTGCAAGTCAAGGCCGAAAGCTCCATCAAACCCAG
This genomic interval carries:
- the LOC107426483 gene encoding disease resistance protein At4g27190-like — protein: MEIITSVAGKLAEYAVEAIWQQFVYLIGYKESTKKLDDELKRLGDKREGVQSLVDHAERNAQVVVPAVVTWLKNVDQAEKNAREFLRNRIGARHVHALNLKLRYSLSKKASKMTQDIIQLLQEGNNYDFNTVAYPAPPNKDYVSTSITGFTGLTSRISVMEDIMQALKNDDINMIGICGAGGIGKTKMVEEVMGRAKAEKLFEEFAMAVVSQTPDEKAIQGQIADKLGLRFYEESVAGRADKLRQRMMKDGKKILVILDDIWEKLDFDKVGLPLGPDNKRCKFIFTTRSEEVCVQMKCQKKVPMPYLAKEEAWKLFRESAGSCVDDPLLHPIAEAVADECAGLPLAIVVVGRALENKVDQNVWADALQQLKKSAPRDITGMHKHVFSRIEFSYNYLESKEAKSCFLLCCLFPEDFKIPIEFLVTYGMGLKLFDDVDTILEARTRVLALVDKLKRSFLLLDTDEEYGVKMHDVVRDFAISIGSKDEPMLVRYDVGLDEWPQKDSYEHYSRISLQFSKNPKFPVDFLQFTNLKLLQLFYTSRRENRKDNIPGNFFQGMKGLAVLALVKNDTPLSLPPSLGVLKNLRSLILHGCSEIEGLSMIGGLEKLEILSLVGSQIRIFPREVGQLKHLKLLDLCGCGSIQRMERGTLSCLSRLEELYMLNTFDDERLSINEENREEATASLIELKALSHLKVLAIQIPAYASMATAFPYDNLKKFIFILSEGRLDWEERYAFPLENTLVLHEHERSRVFYPLLQKTDNAAFENLMNLENDLCELDINGFAHLKKLQLSFCEKLKYIVDWSGKETPEAVFPQLESLGIGNLENLKEICHGQPSHKNSPEALRSSSSTLLASFGKLRSLTLDGCPRLKNIFSMSIARGLTLLQRLDVSECNELEEIISKIGEDDEKPIKEIGLFPELTDLKLGDLPKLRRFNSISSRNKVVLADKKDMSTHEMDKFADQSQRYDQLDIGSSSVLLATPGFQNLRSLLVVRCTSLRNLFLPCIAKLLVNLETLEVKGCAMMESIVEKEEEMEEALKGIVLMFPKLNLLELENLPNFTTFSAEDSTLALPSLEILSIRMCPKVKTLDHMINTSSSSQLKSTDFTTKPSSAVPKTKTVSDGSGTSMDSHRGFSRWLSCFGSAKTTLPSGSDGPLIANSTDEMNIIQQRDVLNLNEMMMMSKLVNLTIEDMDNMLYIWTDKVDGGFIPSHLMNRMNNLERMELCGCESLETIFHIERRPKSVDVLPLLNCLKELVLRTIPKLEQIWKNIGEGDFKNLKRLFVYECHNLKYLFSSDVAELLVELEEVSVIGCDMMEEIVGKLATDDQKDQDQPIHEKIKSTEQHAGRVLGLTMFKKLKYLGITRCHKLRHVFSGSFGTRGLEQLQTLDIFNCMMMEHIVAAVANEENEKEVKATTTMMNNKIVFPQLATLSLCALPRMKRFCQGNNYVMELPSLKQLAVEASPIMRRNLSEEFSFDYQPMLRH